The following proteins come from a genomic window of bacterium:
- a CDS encoding sugar phosphate isomerase/epimerase family protein — MILGACVWVYGDVPLADALARIADAGCDGVELPGEPDRMRASEVRRLLARHRLTPVALTASCKVPETRRDLGHPDPAVRSAAVAYVVECLRFAADAGVPLVQMLPSGESRLAPIADRADEWRWSVEAMRLAAREAERLGVRVAVEPLNRYEAYLVTTVDEGLAYLDAVASPWVGLTLDLFHANIEERTIPGAIGTAGARLFHVHVADTTREGLGRGHLDLETCIAGLHTIGYEGALVLEVVPRGLPFTQSSEDRRGAATLDRDLRDSVTRLRTALSQKPRDDGCVGRSV, encoded by the coding sequence ATGATCCTTGGGGCCTGCGTGTGGGTCTACGGGGATGTCCCGCTCGCGGACGCATTGGCGCGGATCGCCGACGCCGGCTGCGACGGCGTCGAACTCCCCGGCGAGCCGGACCGGATGCGAGCATCAGAGGTACGACGCCTTCTGGCACGCCACCGTCTCACACCGGTGGCCTTGACGGCTTCGTGCAAAGTCCCCGAAACGCGCCGCGACCTAGGACATCCCGACCCCGCCGTGCGGTCGGCGGCGGTCGCCTACGTGGTGGAGTGTCTGCGGTTCGCCGCCGACGCCGGTGTCCCCCTGGTGCAAATGCTGCCGTCCGGAGAATCCCGCCTTGCGCCGATAGCGGACCGCGCGGACGAGTGGCGGTGGTCGGTGGAGGCCATGCGGCTGGCGGCCCGAGAAGCGGAGCGTCTGGGCGTGCGCGTCGCTGTGGAGCCGCTCAACCGGTACGAGGCGTACCTCGTGACGACGGTAGACGAGGGCCTAGCTTACCTCGACGCCGTTGCCTCTCCGTGGGTTGGCCTGACGCTCGATCTGTTCCACGCCAACATCGAGGAGCGCACGATCCCCGGCGCTATCGGGACCGCCGGGGCCCGACTCTTCCACGTGCACGTTGCCGATACGACGCGGGAGGGGTTGGGCCGCGGGCACCTCGATCTTGAGACGTGCATCGCTGGGCTGCACACTATCGGGTACGAGGGAGCCCTGGTGCTGGAGGTCGTGCCGCGCGGGCTACCCTTCACACAATCATCCGAGGATCGTCGTGGAGCGGCAACCCTTGACCGGGACCTTCGCGACTCAGTGACGCGGTTGCGAACCGCCCTGTCCCAGAAGCCGAGGGACGACGGATGTGTCGGGCGGAGTGTCTGA
- a CDS encoding cupin domain-containing protein, translating to MWWLFKPRELKAATAGGYLELVSEFEVKGGGSVHPHHHRTHEFYYVVSGRGRMTVAGETREIVQGDLVHIPPDVVHSLAPISPHAAIRCFCFAVGLRDTPEVNYSAE from the coding sequence GTGTGGTGGCTTTTCAAGCCGAGGGAGTTAAAGGCGGCGACCGCCGGGGGGTACCTGGAACTCGTCAGCGAGTTTGAGGTCAAAGGGGGAGGCTCAGTGCACCCCCACCACCATCGCACGCACGAATTCTACTACGTCGTGAGCGGACGTGGGCGAATGACCGTCGCGGGTGAAACGCGGGAGATCGTTCAGGGCGATCTCGTGCACATTCCGCCCGACGTGGTCCACAGCCTAGCACCGATTAGCCCGCACGCGGCGATTAGATGTTTCTGCTTTGCCGTCGGCCTGCGCGATACCCCAGAGGTGAACTACTCGGCAGAGTAA